One window of the Carnobacterium maltaromaticum DSM 20342 genome contains the following:
- a CDS encoding 3-phosphoglycerate dehydrogenase family protein, with product MVFQIKTYNAIAKEGLQKFDGPDYQIDQTEEPDALLIRSQNLHETFIPNSVLAIGRAGAGVNNIPVEECTENGVVVFNTPGANANAVKELVLASLFMAARPILQGAAWTKTLPTNDPAVEKTVEAEKKRFAGTELQDKKLGVIGLGAIGAMVANDAYRLGMDVVGYDPYVSVDTAWTISSRVKRALTLEEVLATCDYLTIHIPLMPQTKHLINSEKLALVKEGTVLLNFARGGLVDNEAVLKSLNAGGLKQYIVDFAAPELLAEEKVLVLPHLGASTEEAEVNCAKMAARTLKYYLETGNIKRSVNFPTVDMKFQAPIRLALIHRNVPSMVGTMTIELANHNINIVDMINRSKGNHAYTLIDIEDTSKEQLEKIVAKLTSVEDIIHVRTIENQAVHF from the coding sequence ATGGTTTTTCAAATAAAAACATATAACGCAATTGCTAAAGAAGGACTACAAAAATTTGATGGTCCAGATTATCAAATCGATCAAACTGAAGAGCCAGATGCCCTTTTAATCCGGAGTCAAAATCTCCATGAAACATTTATTCCAAACAGTGTTCTAGCTATTGGTCGTGCTGGAGCAGGAGTTAATAATATTCCTGTAGAAGAGTGCACCGAAAATGGTGTTGTTGTATTTAATACACCGGGAGCAAATGCGAATGCAGTTAAAGAATTGGTATTAGCTAGTTTATTTATGGCAGCACGTCCTATTTTACAAGGTGCAGCTTGGACAAAAACATTGCCAACTAATGATCCTGCAGTTGAAAAGACAGTAGAAGCTGAAAAAAAACGCTTTGCTGGAACTGAACTGCAAGATAAAAAATTAGGTGTCATTGGACTAGGTGCGATTGGTGCAATGGTCGCTAATGATGCCTATCGCTTAGGTATGGATGTTGTCGGATACGATCCATATGTGTCTGTCGATACAGCTTGGACAATTTCTAGTCGGGTAAAAAGAGCCTTGACTTTAGAAGAAGTCTTAGCAACTTGTGATTATTTAACGATTCATATTCCTTTAATGCCACAAACTAAGCATTTAATTAATAGTGAAAAATTAGCTTTAGTTAAAGAAGGAACAGTATTATTAAACTTTGCGCGTGGTGGCTTGGTTGATAACGAAGCTGTTCTTAAGTCTTTAAATGCAGGTGGGTTAAAGCAATATATTGTTGATTTTGCAGCTCCGGAATTATTGGCGGAAGAAAAAGTTCTTGTTTTACCACATTTAGGTGCTTCAACTGAAGAAGCTGAAGTTAATTGTGCTAAAATGGCCGCCCGAACATTAAAATATTATCTAGAAACAGGTAATATTAAACGTTCTGTTAATTTCCCAACTGTGGATATGAAATTTCAAGCGCCAATCAGATTAGCATTGATTCATCGAAATGTGCCAAGTATGGTAGGTACGATGACAATCGAGCTAGCAAATCATAATATAAATATTGTTGATATGATTAATCGTAGTAAAGGCAACCATGCCTATACCTTGATTGATATTGAAGATACTTCTAAGGAGCAGTTAGAAAAAATTGTTGCTAAATTGACCAGTGTTGAAGATATTATTCATGTACGTACTATTGAAAATCAAGCAGTCCACTTTTAA
- a CDS encoding alpha/beta hydrolase, whose translation MKKIALPEPFFFENGPRAILLLHAYTGSSNDMRMLGRALEKEGYTVYAPHFKGHGTLDPTDILAATPADWWLDTQNALAFLREKGYQEIAVFGLSLGGIFATKALEEEGLLAAGTLCSPLFLNENNHVVDSFLRYVATVQKIAGIEPTKIAESLPKIKIEVQQQLLEIGNYLPPIQMKIPEITKPFFIAQAGQDELIDSQSAYELKKALVQAAVSFHWYEESSHVITVGRDHHALENDVLDFLNQLHWNEG comes from the coding sequence ATGAAAAAAATAGCTTTACCAGAACCTTTTTTCTTTGAGAACGGGCCAAGAGCAATCCTGTTATTACATGCTTATACAGGCAGCTCCAATGATATGAGAATGTTAGGAAGAGCATTAGAAAAAGAGGGATATACGGTGTATGCTCCCCACTTTAAAGGTCATGGTACATTGGATCCAACAGATATATTAGCAGCAACGCCAGCTGATTGGTGGTTGGATACTCAAAATGCACTAGCTTTCTTAAGAGAAAAAGGCTATCAAGAAATTGCTGTTTTTGGTTTATCATTAGGTGGTATATTTGCTACAAAAGCACTGGAAGAAGAAGGTTTATTGGCAGCAGGTACATTATGCTCGCCGTTATTTTTAAATGAAAATAATCATGTTGTAGATAGCTTTTTAAGGTATGTTGCAACTGTTCAAAAGATTGCTGGGATTGAACCTACTAAAATAGCCGAAAGTTTACCAAAAATAAAAATAGAAGTTCAACAGCAATTACTGGAAATTGGCAATTATTTGCCACCGATTCAAATGAAAATTCCAGAAATTACAAAACCGTTTTTTATTGCCCAAGCTGGGCAAGATGAATTAATTGATTCACAATCAGCCTATGAACTGAAAAAAGCACTAGTACAAGCTGCTGTTTCATTTCATTGGTATGAAGAGAGTAGCCATGTGATAACAGTAGGAAGAGACCATCATGCATTAGAAAATGATGTGTTAGATTTCCTAAATCAGTTACACTGGAATGAGGGATAA
- the rnr gene encoding ribonuclease R, producing the protein MTIKKTTKEAIIAYLEGSTKKSFAVKDISEGMGLTSAADFKMLVSALAEMERKGSLKLNKKGHFKLPTKKPVLTGIFRANDRGFGFVSIEDEEDDVYIPQGHTNFALDGDVVTVDITRVPEPWNDKGAEGVVETIVERKFHQLVGEFYAYDEAGIAETDLYGYVLPQDKKINDMRVFIEAKGIKPVDGAIVLVEITYYPDLAFPKSMQGIVSQTIGHKNDPGVDILAIVYKHGIPIEFPEAVLAEADAVPETISDQDRENRRDLTNEMIVTIDGEDAKDLDDAVTVRKLDNGNYHLGVHIADVSYYVTEDSALDGEAFERATSVYLTDRVIPMLPHRLSNGLCSLNPNEDRLTMSCEMEINSAGEVVNHDIFPSVIHSSKRMTYTAINQILMEKDPEVRAEYQEFVPMFELMGELHELLVNKRQARGAIDFEAPEAQIIVNNEGHPEEIVMRHRGIGERLIESFMLSANETVAEHYFKLDVPFIYRVHEQPDSDRMQRFMEFVTAFGILMKGTSGEVSPKQLQKVLRGVSGEPEEAVISTMLLRSMKQAKYDAEALGHFGLGAEFYTHFTSPIRRYPDLIVHRLIRSYATKGIGSEEKAKWAGLLPEIAEQSSKMERRAVDAERETDSLKKTEYMSDKIGEIFDGVISSVTKFGIFVELPNTIEGLIHISNMKEDYFTFIENHLMLVGERTGVSYRIGQPVKIKVTKADVETREIDFELIPDPNAPKVPVIERTKKGRGKPEERRRGATSTRSGKKTESEPKKTHKKKGKLKVDLASKTNAGKGKKTAAKGKNPFYSAVAKKKKKKK; encoded by the coding sequence ATGACAATAAAAAAAACAACGAAGGAAGCAATTATTGCTTACCTTGAAGGCAGCACGAAGAAATCATTTGCTGTCAAAGATATCAGTGAAGGCATGGGCTTAACGAGTGCCGCTGATTTTAAGATGTTAGTAAGTGCTCTTGCTGAAATGGAGCGTAAAGGTAGTCTTAAATTAAATAAAAAAGGGCATTTTAAATTGCCAACTAAGAAACCTGTTTTAACGGGAATCTTTAGAGCTAATGATCGCGGCTTCGGATTTGTCTCTATTGAAGATGAAGAAGATGATGTGTATATTCCACAAGGGCATACTAATTTTGCTTTAGATGGAGATGTGGTGACTGTTGATATTACTCGTGTACCAGAACCTTGGAATGATAAAGGGGCTGAAGGCGTTGTCGAAACAATTGTTGAGCGGAAATTCCATCAGCTTGTTGGTGAATTTTATGCTTACGATGAAGCAGGAATTGCTGAAACTGATTTATATGGATACGTTCTACCACAAGATAAAAAAATTAATGATATGCGCGTTTTTATCGAAGCAAAAGGGATTAAGCCAGTTGATGGCGCTATTGTATTAGTAGAAATCACCTATTATCCAGATTTAGCTTTTCCGAAAAGCATGCAAGGAATCGTCAGCCAAACAATTGGACATAAAAATGATCCAGGAGTAGATATTTTAGCGATTGTTTACAAGCACGGGATTCCAATTGAATTTCCAGAGGCAGTTTTAGCAGAAGCCGATGCAGTTCCAGAAACTATTTCAGATCAGGACCGGGAAAATCGTCGAGATTTAACCAATGAAATGATTGTGACTATTGATGGAGAAGATGCAAAAGATTTAGATGATGCTGTTACTGTTCGCAAATTGGACAATGGTAACTATCATTTAGGTGTTCATATTGCGGATGTATCTTATTATGTAACGGAAGATAGTGCCTTGGATGGAGAGGCTTTTGAACGAGCAACTAGTGTTTATTTAACGGATAGAGTTATTCCAATGTTGCCTCATCGTTTATCAAATGGTCTGTGTTCTTTAAATCCAAACGAAGATCGTTTGACAATGAGTTGTGAAATGGAAATTAACTCAGCGGGAGAAGTGGTCAACCATGATATTTTCCCAAGTGTAATTCATTCTTCAAAACGAATGACATATACAGCCATAAATCAAATTTTGATGGAAAAAGATCCTGAAGTTCGTGCAGAGTATCAAGAATTTGTCCCGATGTTTGAATTAATGGGAGAATTACATGAACTCTTAGTGAATAAGCGTCAAGCAAGGGGAGCCATTGATTTTGAGGCACCAGAAGCACAAATTATTGTGAATAACGAAGGACATCCAGAAGAAATCGTGATGCGTCATCGAGGAATTGGTGAGCGCTTAATTGAATCCTTTATGCTTTCGGCGAATGAAACAGTTGCTGAGCATTACTTTAAACTAGATGTACCATTTATCTATCGTGTTCATGAGCAGCCAGATAGCGACAGAATGCAACGCTTTATGGAGTTCGTGACAGCCTTTGGAATATTAATGAAAGGCACTAGTGGTGAAGTTTCACCTAAACAACTTCAAAAAGTTCTACGTGGAGTTAGTGGAGAGCCTGAAGAAGCTGTTATTTCAACGATGTTGTTAAGAAGTATGAAACAAGCCAAATATGATGCAGAAGCTTTAGGACATTTTGGTCTTGGAGCAGAATTTTATACGCATTTTACTTCACCAATTCGTCGTTATCCAGATTTGATTGTACACCGTTTAATTCGAAGTTATGCGACAAAAGGGATAGGTAGCGAAGAAAAAGCTAAATGGGCAGGCTTATTGCCAGAAATTGCAGAGCAAAGTTCTAAAATGGAACGCCGAGCAGTTGATGCTGAACGTGAAACAGATTCTCTTAAGAAAACTGAATATATGTCGGATAAAATTGGTGAAATATTTGATGGCGTTATTAGTTCAGTGACTAAATTTGGTATTTTTGTTGAATTACCTAATACAATTGAAGGTTTAATTCATATTTCAAATATGAAAGAAGATTACTTTACCTTTATTGAAAATCATTTAATGTTAGTTGGAGAACGTACGGGTGTAAGTTACCGTATTGGCCAACCAGTTAAAATTAAGGTGACTAAAGCAGATGTGGAAACGCGGGAAATTGATTTTGAATTAATTCCTGATCCAAATGCACCAAAAGTTCCAGTTATTGAAAGAACTAAAAAAGGCCGAGGCAAGCCCGAAGAACGTCGACGTGGTGCAACATCAACCCGCTCTGGTAAGAAAACAGAGAGTGAACCTAAAAAAACTCATAAGAAAAAAGGCAAATTAAAAGTTGATTTAGCTAGTAAAACAAATGCTGGAAAAGGTAAAAAAACAGCTGCCAAAGGGAAGAACCCGTTTTATTCAGCAGTAGCCAAAAAGAAGAAGAAGAAAAAATAA
- a CDS encoding DUF4003 family protein, with amino-acid sequence MQPELFLHTNLKLKQQSGLFTNLTSTVRASIASLLIANEMNTNRYYHELADNYQLLLDSGFKRSEFTYFTAYQLLHSEVQDRKKIVREGKAIFEAIQNNHRFLKGRSSCSMAILIAQFNLDKKATEIAGIVDYYFQELSQIGFRKNEQLYYLAALGAMFYQSQQPIFINQIQCILNQLDEMEIPLKPLYYTTIGILAFTQGDQTKLMNEKELSEFIQEIRLLPGMRFQKEISFALGLSLYTEKLNSNLSSLEMESLLLALQIQIFKENQRVYSAST; translated from the coding sequence ATTCAGCCAGAATTATTTTTACATACGAATCTTAAATTAAAGCAACAAAGTGGTTTGTTTACGAATTTAACAAGTACAGTTAGGGCATCAATTGCAAGTTTGCTTATTGCCAATGAAATGAATACAAATCGCTATTACCATGAACTAGCTGATAATTATCAGCTTTTGCTCGATTCAGGATTTAAGCGTTCTGAATTCACTTATTTTACAGCCTACCAATTGCTACATTCAGAAGTACAAGATCGGAAGAAAATTGTCAGAGAAGGGAAAGCTATTTTCGAAGCAATTCAGAATAATCATCGGTTTTTAAAGGGGAGATCAAGTTGTTCAATGGCTATCCTGATAGCACAATTCAATCTTGATAAAAAAGCCACAGAAATAGCTGGAATAGTAGACTATTACTTCCAAGAATTAAGTCAAATTGGTTTTAGAAAAAATGAACAGTTGTATTATTTAGCTGCTTTGGGAGCTATGTTTTATCAATCCCAGCAACCTATTTTTATCAATCAAATTCAATGTATCTTAAATCAGTTGGATGAAATGGAAATTCCATTAAAACCTCTTTATTATACTACAATTGGTATTTTAGCATTTACTCAAGGCGATCAAACTAAATTAATGAATGAAAAGGAATTAAGTGAGTTCATCCAAGAAATACGATTACTACCAGGGATGCGATTCCAAAAAGAGATTTCTTTTGCCTTAGGGTTAAGTTTATATACTGAAAAATTAAATTCAAATTTAAGTAGTCTTGAGATGGAAAGCTTATTATTAGCTTTGCAAATTCAAATTTTTAAAGAAAATCAACGAGTTTACAGTGCTTCAACCTAA
- the serC gene encoding 3-phosphoserine/phosphohydroxythreonine transaminase has translation MERVYNFSAGPAVLPVPVLEQVQAELLSYNGSGMSVMELSHRSSWFQQIMDDAEALLRELMNIPSNYQVLFLQGGASLQFSMVPMNLAKNKKIAFVDTGSWSKKAIEEAEKMKDMQVEVIASSKEKNYASVPEIPAVETDIDYLHITTNNTIEGTCYFTAPTTNGVPVVADMSSNILSSEYNVADFGLIYAGAQKNIGPAGLTVVIVREDLIAESLPGLPSMLDYKLQAKNGSMYNTPPTFAIYVAKLVFEWIKELGGVSAIEAINREKAALLYDYLEESTLFSSPVEKAARSLTNIPFVTGNPELDKKFVSEATAAGFVNLKGHRSVGGMRASLYNAFPIEGVTALVAFMQKFAENEGEK, from the coding sequence GTGGAACGAGTGTATAATTTTTCAGCAGGTCCTGCCGTATTACCGGTGCCTGTCCTAGAACAAGTACAAGCTGAATTACTTTCATATAATGGAAGTGGAATGTCAGTAATGGAATTGAGTCATCGCTCTTCGTGGTTTCAACAGATCATGGATGATGCTGAGGCATTATTAAGAGAATTAATGAACATTCCATCCAACTATCAAGTTCTCTTCTTACAAGGTGGCGCAAGCCTCCAATTTAGTATGGTTCCAATGAATTTAGCTAAAAATAAAAAAATTGCCTTTGTTGATACTGGCTCATGGTCAAAAAAAGCCATTGAAGAAGCCGAAAAAATGAAAGATATGCAAGTGGAAGTGATCGCTAGTTCAAAAGAAAAAAATTATGCTAGCGTTCCAGAAATTCCTGCTGTGGAAACAGATATTGATTATTTACACATTACAACCAACAATACGATTGAAGGAACTTGTTACTTTACGGCACCTACTACAAATGGCGTACCGGTTGTAGCTGATATGTCTTCAAATATTTTATCAAGCGAGTACAATGTAGCAGACTTTGGTTTAATCTATGCAGGTGCACAAAAAAATATTGGGCCAGCAGGCTTAACAGTTGTGATTGTTCGAGAAGATCTAATTGCTGAAAGTCTCCCTGGCTTGCCTTCAATGCTAGATTATAAGTTGCAAGCTAAAAACGGTTCTATGTATAACACGCCACCAACATTTGCTATTTATGTGGCTAAATTAGTTTTTGAATGGATTAAAGAATTAGGTGGCGTTTCAGCCATTGAAGCGATTAATCGTGAAAAAGCGGCATTATTATATGATTATTTGGAAGAATCAACTTTATTCTCTTCACCAGTTGAAAAGGCAGCTCGCTCTTTAACCAATATTCCTTTTGTAACAGGAAATCCAGAGTTGGATAAAAAGTTTGTATCAGAGGCGACTGCAGCTGGTTTTGTCAATTTAAAAGGACATCGTTCTGTGGGCGGTATGCGTGCTAGTCTTTATAACGCATTTCCAATTGAAGGCGTAACAGCCTTAGTTGCATTTATGCAGAAATTTGCTGAAAATGAGGGGGAAAAATAA
- a CDS encoding short chain dehydrogenase: MKKALIIGGNGTIGSAVSNALNDSYEIITAGRTHGDVKVDITSVESITRLFEIVGEVDAVIITAGQAHFGALKDMTPQDNLISVNSKLLGQVNTVLIGTNYVKDHGSFTLVTGIMMDDPILAGASAALANGGVKAFAKSAALELPRGIRINTVSPNVLEESWENYKDFFIGFNPVSARKVANAFVKSVKGGQTGQSYEVY; this comes from the coding sequence ATGAAAAAAGCATTGATAATCGGAGGAAACGGAACTATTGGCTCTGCTGTTTCAAATGCGTTGAATGATTCCTATGAAATAATTACTGCAGGACGTACCCACGGAGATGTTAAAGTCGATATCACCTCAGTCGAGAGTATTACGCGATTATTTGAAATAGTTGGAGAAGTTGACGCAGTCATTATTACAGCTGGCCAAGCTCATTTCGGAGCATTAAAAGACATGACACCGCAAGATAATTTAATCAGTGTTAACAGTAAGCTTTTAGGTCAAGTGAATACTGTTTTAATTGGAACAAACTATGTGAAAGATCATGGCAGTTTTACATTAGTAACTGGAATCATGATGGATGATCCTATTTTAGCGGGCGCTTCCGCTGCCTTAGCCAATGGTGGGGTAAAAGCTTTCGCTAAATCCGCTGCTTTGGAACTGCCACGTGGAATTCGGATAAATACAGTTAGTCCTAATGTGTTAGAAGAATCGTGGGAAAATTATAAAGACTTCTTTATTGGTTTTAATCCTGTCTCAGCAAGAAAAGTAGCAAATGCTTTTGTTAAAAGTGTCAAAGGCGGACAAACTGGACAAAGCTACGAAGTCTATTAA
- a CDS encoding putative quinol monooxygenase has product MLKLIAEDYIKLEHLETVKPLYRELVEKTQLEPDCLAYNLFVDQKDPGHFIFIEEWPNELALEKHCNSEHFTRLVPLINSYQSKPGTFLRMDAFQK; this is encoded by the coding sequence ATGTTAAAATTAATTGCAGAAGATTATATCAAGCTAGAACATCTAGAAACAGTCAAACCACTTTATCGCGAATTGGTTGAAAAAACCCAGCTTGAACCTGATTGTCTCGCATATAATCTTTTTGTTGATCAAAAAGATCCAGGACATTTTATCTTTATTGAAGAGTGGCCTAACGAGCTAGCTTTGGAAAAGCATTGCAACTCTGAACACTTTACACGCTTAGTTCCATTAATTAATTCTTATCAAAGTAAACCAGGGACTTTTTTAAGAATGGATGCATTCCAAAAGTAG
- a CDS encoding DUF817 domain-containing protein, whose protein sequence is MSFIRGLLQFTYQQVLCCLFPGAIFFALIVTKYFSIPGIARYDLLLFICILIQVLLLYFKLETVDELKVIMLFHVIGLVLEIYKVNIGSWSYPGAGFWKLGGVPLYSGFMYSSIGSYICKAWKVFDLQLSNWPNQKLVITLSLAIYANFFTHHFIWDFRWILILLVFILFYRTWVYFTVGGKVLKMPMSFSFFCIAFFIWVAENIASFFGAWAYPDQLARWQLVHIGKITSWYLLIIISIMIVAELKLKKTSHLFNESTEIKSNN, encoded by the coding sequence ATGTCATTTATTAGAGGGTTACTACAATTTACGTATCAGCAAGTTCTGTGTTGTTTATTTCCAGGCGCAATTTTTTTTGCATTAATCGTAACAAAATATTTTTCTATACCCGGAATTGCCAGATATGATTTGCTTTTATTTATTTGTATTTTAATTCAAGTATTGTTACTTTATTTTAAACTAGAGACAGTTGACGAGTTGAAAGTAATTATGTTATTTCATGTAATAGGTCTTGTTTTAGAAATCTATAAAGTCAATATCGGATCATGGAGTTATCCAGGCGCAGGTTTTTGGAAATTAGGTGGCGTGCCTTTATATAGTGGGTTTATGTATTCTAGTATTGGAAGTTATATTTGCAAAGCTTGGAAAGTTTTTGATTTACAATTGAGTAATTGGCCAAATCAAAAATTAGTGATTACTTTAAGTTTAGCTATATATGCTAATTTTTTTACGCATCATTTTATTTGGGATTTCCGTTGGATTTTGATTTTACTTGTTTTTATTTTATTCTATCGAACATGGGTTTATTTTACAGTTGGTGGAAAAGTGTTGAAAATGCCAATGAGTTTTTCATTTTTTTGTATCGCTTTTTTTATCTGGGTAGCTGAAAATATAGCTAGTTTCTTTGGAGCATGGGCATATCCAGATCAATTAGCACGTTGGCAACTTGTTCATATTGGCAAAATAACTAGTTGGTACCTTTTAATTATCATTAGTATTATGATTGTCGCTGAACTAAAATTGAAAAAAACAAGTCATTTGTTCAATGAAAGTACTGAAATAAAAAGCAATAACTAA
- a CDS encoding TIGR00266 family protein, whose protein sequence is MKYSIEGDTLPVVICELEKGEAMVSENGGRSWALGEITTETTSGGGMKKMLGRAFSGESLFLSRYEAQSNATIAFASSFPGCIIAKELQAGESVIAQKTAFLAATEGVELSTFFQKKGTAGFFGGEGFIMQKLQGPGTVFFEIDGSTKTYDLAAGERLVCDTGLVALMDETCKLEIVAVKGLKNKLLGGEGFFDTVVTGPGKVTVQTMTLGGFAQSILPFMSSK, encoded by the coding sequence GTGAAGTATTCAATTGAAGGCGATACATTGCCAGTAGTTATTTGTGAGTTGGAAAAAGGTGAAGCGATGGTGAGTGAAAATGGTGGACGTAGTTGGGCATTAGGTGAAATTACTACTGAAACAACCTCTGGTGGCGGGATGAAAAAAATGTTAGGCAGAGCTTTTTCAGGCGAAAGTTTATTTCTAAGTCGTTATGAAGCTCAAAGTAATGCAACAATTGCTTTTGCTTCTTCCTTTCCAGGCTGTATCATAGCTAAAGAACTTCAAGCCGGTGAAAGTGTTATTGCGCAAAAAACAGCTTTCTTAGCTGCAACAGAAGGTGTAGAACTAAGCACATTTTTCCAAAAAAAGGGAACAGCAGGTTTCTTTGGTGGAGAAGGCTTTATTATGCAGAAATTACAAGGTCCAGGAACTGTCTTTTTTGAAATTGATGGCAGTACAAAAACGTATGACTTAGCTGCAGGCGAACGTCTAGTTTGTGATACAGGTTTAGTTGCTTTAATGGATGAAACTTGTAAGTTAGAAATTGTAGCTGTTAAAGGGTTAAAAAATAAGTTATTAGGTGGAGAAGGTTTCTTTGATACTGTGGTAACTGGTCCTGGAAAAGTAACTGTCCAAACGATGACATTAGGTGGATTTGCACAAAGTATTTTACCTTTCATGTCTTCTAAATAA
- a CDS encoding DUF1015 domain-containing protein, which yields MVKIKAFKGIRPQPEHAQKVASLPYDVMNSAEARVIGDENPESFLHIDKAEIDLAKDISPYADVVYQKAAENLKAFLERQWLLKDATEKFYIYQLTMNGRSQTGLVVCTAIDDYLDEKIKKHEFTREEKELDRIRHVDACDANTSPIFLTYRENQSVNQVIADWTKNNAPIYDFTSFYDVEHKVWMIDDSQVTAHLENLFDQEVAALYIADGHHRTESAVKVGLKRRIEFPKAPETAEFNYFLSVLFPKEQLEILDYNRVVNVPLSADFITQLEKSFTLEKAGLEPYKPKEPKTIGMYFSGEWYQLIAKPEVIVTDPVAGLDVSILQDQVLTPIFGIEDIRTDKRIDFVGGIRGLKELAELVDSGAFTVAFSMYPTTMEDLLTVADSGQIMPPKSTWFEPKLLSGLFVHDLESSD from the coding sequence ATGGTTAAAATTAAAGCATTTAAAGGGATTCGTCCTCAACCAGAACATGCACAAAAAGTAGCTTCATTACCTTATGATGTCATGAATTCTGCAGAAGCTCGTGTGATTGGAGATGAAAATCCAGAATCTTTTTTACACATTGATAAAGCTGAAATTGATTTGGCAAAAGATATATCTCCTTATGCGGATGTTGTTTATCAAAAAGCTGCTGAAAATCTTAAAGCCTTTCTGGAACGTCAGTGGTTATTAAAAGATGCAACAGAAAAATTTTATATTTATCAATTAACCATGAACGGTAGAAGCCAAACAGGTTTAGTTGTTTGTACAGCAATTGATGATTATTTAGATGAAAAAATAAAAAAACATGAATTTACACGTGAAGAAAAAGAGTTAGACCGTATTCGTCATGTGGATGCTTGTGACGCGAATACAAGTCCAATCTTTTTAACTTATCGTGAAAATCAATCCGTCAATCAAGTGATTGCAGATTGGACAAAAAACAACGCCCCAATTTATGATTTTACTAGTTTTTATGATGTTGAACATAAAGTTTGGATGATAGATGACAGTCAAGTAACGGCTCATTTAGAAAATCTATTTGACCAAGAAGTTGCAGCATTGTATATTGCCGATGGTCATCATCGCACAGAATCAGCTGTTAAAGTTGGTTTGAAACGCCGAATTGAGTTCCCTAAAGCACCAGAAACAGCTGAATTTAATTACTTTCTTTCTGTTTTATTTCCTAAAGAACAATTGGAAATTTTAGATTACAATCGTGTTGTGAATGTTCCTCTTTCAGCTGATTTTATCACACAGTTAGAAAAGAGTTTTACACTCGAAAAAGCAGGTTTAGAGCCGTATAAGCCAAAAGAGCCTAAAACAATCGGCATGTATTTCTCTGGTGAATGGTATCAGTTAATAGCTAAGCCTGAAGTAATCGTTACAGACCCCGTTGCTGGACTAGATGTTTCAATTTTACAAGATCAAGTCTTAACACCAATTTTTGGTATTGAAGACATTCGAACAGATAAACGAATTGACTTTGTAGGTGGAATTCGTGGTCTGAAAGAATTGGCAGAACTAGTTGATAGTGGAGCTTTTACAGTGGCTTTTTCTATGTATCCAACAACGATGGAAGATTTATTAACGGTTGCTGATAGTGGGCAAATTATGCCGCCAAAATCAACTTGGTTTGAACCTAAGCTATTAAGTGGTTTGTTTGTTCATGATTTAGAAAGTTCTGATTAA
- the secG gene encoding preprotein translocase subunit SecG has protein sequence MYNALLLAMLVISVLLIIVITMQPTKTNSASSALTGGAEQLFGKQKARGFEAVLQRVTVILGIAFFVIALVLAYVTAQG, from the coding sequence TTGTATAATGCACTTTTACTTGCTATGTTAGTAATTTCGGTTTTATTAATTATTGTTATCACCATGCAACCTACAAAGACAAATAGTGCCTCAAGTGCCTTAACAGGTGGCGCGGAGCAATTATTCGGTAAACAAAAAGCTCGCGGATTTGAAGCAGTTTTGCAACGTGTAACAGTTATATTAGGAATTGCATTTTTTGTAATTGCACTAGTACTTGCTTATGTAACAGCCCAAGGCTAA